In Terriglobia bacterium, a genomic segment contains:
- the aroE gene encoding shikimate dehydrogenase produces the protein MATGADRICAVVAAPTAREMTRQLHSALRLTRTVELRLDWLHSAAERAAFLARLRTGRIPATFLATCRRTAGGGRFTGSPAAELAALSAAVRSGCSWCDVEIETARRVSPQTLQRALAPAKILLSFHDFRATPRSFAPLFTLARRFAADGVKIAAQACTIADSRRILRLATGRRDVVAVPMGEAGLPARILALRAGSALAYAPVAAATAPGQVSLHDLHHLYRAHALTPRTRVYGVIGDPVGHSLSPLLHNTGFVERQIDAVYLPFLVKDLPDFLRALPEFGIRGFSVTLPHKQTILRHLAECDPLAAEIGAVNTVVVRADGSLFGCNTDYVGVLRALESRLQLPGSRVLVFGAGGSARAAAFALARAGAVVAVCARREKQARELARAVGGEALPRRALRSEFFDAILNSTPVGMHPRVGISPLSLAELHCKIVMDLIYRPGKTQLLKLAARRGCATVSGVDMFLAQGIAQWEIWTRRPAPEAPMRRAVLRALRAEEQASPLRSRP, from the coding sequence TTGGCCACCGGCGCGGACCGCATCTGCGCGGTCGTGGCGGCCCCCACGGCTCGCGAGATGACCCGCCAGTTGCACTCCGCCCTGCGCCTCACCCGCACCGTCGAGCTGCGCCTGGACTGGCTGCACAGTGCTGCCGAGCGCGCCGCCTTCCTTGCACGCCTGCGAACCGGCCGCATCCCCGCCACATTCCTGGCCACCTGCCGCCGCACCGCAGGCGGCGGACGCTTCACCGGTTCACCCGCCGCCGAGCTGGCCGCGCTGTCCGCCGCCGTGCGCAGTGGCTGCTCCTGGTGCGACGTCGAAATCGAAACCGCGCGCAGGGTCTCCCCGCAGACCCTGCAGCGGGCCCTGGCCCCCGCAAAAATTCTCCTTTCCTTTCACGATTTCCGCGCGACGCCCAGGTCCTTCGCCCCGCTTTTCACCCTCGCCCGGCGTTTTGCCGCCGACGGCGTCAAAATCGCCGCCCAGGCCTGCACCATTGCCGACAGCCGGCGCATCCTGCGCCTCGCCACCGGCCGCCGCGACGTCGTGGCCGTGCCCATGGGCGAAGCCGGCCTCCCCGCGCGCATCCTCGCCCTGCGCGCAGGCAGTGCCCTCGCCTATGCCCCCGTCGCCGCCGCTACGGCCCCGGGCCAGGTCTCGCTCCACGACCTGCACCACCTCTACCGCGCCCATGCCCTGACCCCACGCACGCGCGTCTACGGCGTCATCGGCGACCCCGTCGGCCACTCGCTCTCCCCGCTTCTGCACAACACCGGCTTCGTGGAACGCCAGATCGACGCCGTCTATCTCCCCTTCCTGGTCAAGGACCTGCCCGACTTTCTCCGCGCCCTCCCGGAATTCGGCATCCGCGGCTTCAGCGTCACTCTTCCCCACAAGCAAACCATCCTCCGCCACCTCGCGGAGTGCGATCCCCTGGCCGCCGAAATCGGCGCCGTGAACACTGTGGTCGTCCGCGCCGATGGTTCGCTCTTCGGTTGCAACACCGATTACGTCGGCGTGCTGCGCGCCCTCGAATCCCGCCTGCAACTCCCCGGCAGCCGCGTTCTCGTCTTTGGTGCCGGCGGTTCGGCGCGGGCCGCGGCCTTCGCCCTCGCCCGCGCCGGCGCCGTCGTCGCCGTCTGCGCCCGCCGCGAAAAGCAGGCCCGCGAGCTGGCTCGCGCCGTCGGCGGAGAGGCCCTTCCGCGCCGCGCCCTGCGCAGCGAATTCTTCGACGCCATCCTCAATTCCACTCCCGTTGGCATGCACCCCCGCGTCGGCATTTCCCCTCTTTCTCTCGCCGAGTTACACTGTAAGATTGTCATGGATCTCATCTACCGTCCCGGGAAGACCCAGTTGCTGAAGCTGGCCGCGCGCCGCGGCTGCGCAACCGTGTCCGGTGTGGACATGTTTCTCGCCCAGGGCATCGCCCAGTGGGAGATCTGGACTCGCCGCCCCGCCCCCGAAGCCCCCATGCGCCGTGCCGTCCTGCGCGCCCTGCGCGCCGAAGAACAAGCCTCCCCTTTGCGGAGCCGGCCATGA
- the lpxA gene encoding acyl-ACP--UDP-N-acetylglucosamine O-acyltransferase, whose translation MSSTGIHPHAVIAASARLAPGVRVAAFAVVGEHVELGPGCVLHSHAVVQGPARIGKDNVFHPFCSVGGDPQDITFHGEHTELVVGDGNIFREYVTISRGTQKGGGITTLGSGNFFLAYSHVGHDCHVGDHTLFVNGATLAGHVTVEDFATLGAFSPVHQFCRIGRYAYIGACTVITQDVPPFSRVVTERETKSYGVNAIGLERKGFDAPRIAALKRAFRLLLHSKLNTSQALAEMRSQFAGSPDVDELVRFIEAAERGIVK comes from the coding sequence ATGAGCAGCACCGGCATCCATCCGCATGCCGTCATCGCCGCCAGCGCCCGCCTCGCTCCGGGCGTGCGCGTCGCCGCCTTCGCCGTCGTCGGCGAGCACGTCGAGCTCGGCCCCGGCTGCGTCCTGCACTCGCACGCCGTCGTGCAGGGCCCCGCGCGCATCGGCAAGGACAACGTTTTTCATCCCTTCTGCTCGGTCGGCGGCGATCCCCAGGACATCACCTTTCACGGCGAACACACCGAGCTGGTCGTCGGGGACGGCAACATTTTCCGCGAATACGTCACCATTAGCCGCGGCACCCAAAAAGGCGGCGGCATCACCACCCTCGGCAGCGGCAACTTCTTCTTGGCTTACTCGCACGTCGGACACGATTGCCACGTGGGCGACCATACGCTCTTCGTCAACGGCGCCACGCTCGCCGGACACGTGACCGTGGAAGATTTCGCCACTCTCGGCGCCTTCTCCCCCGTGCACCAGTTTTGCCGCATCGGCCGCTACGCCTACATCGGCGCCTGCACCGTCATCACCCAGGACGTCCCGCCCTTCTCCCGCGTGGTCACCGAACGCGAAACCAAATCCTACGGCGTCAACGCCATCGGCCTCGAGCGCAAGGGCTTCGACGCCCCGCGTATCGCGGCCCTCAAGCGCGCCTTCCGCTTGCTTCTGCACTCCAAACTCAACACCTCGCAAGCTCTCGCCGAAATGCGTTCCCAGTTCGCCGGCTCCCCCGACGTGGACGAGCTGGTCCGCTTCATCGAAGCCGCCGAGCGCGGCATCGTGAAATAG
- the amrA gene encoding AmmeMemoRadiSam system protein A, with the protein MSPLSDSEKQVLLALARRAIEAAVREAQLLDTPPWPGILAEPRGIFVTLHCRGRLQGCIGVIEPLEPLGDSLVRCAVGAALSDPRFPALRAEELFDLHIELSLLSRLQPILPQEVELGRHGLFLRRVAHRGLLLPQVATEHGFTRERFLEETCRKAGLPPGAWLDPETQLYAFTCEIITESRAGPPRP; encoded by the coding sequence ATGTCCCCACTCTCTGATTCCGAGAAACAAGTGCTGCTGGCCCTGGCGCGCCGTGCGATCGAGGCCGCCGTGCGCGAAGCGCAACTCCTCGACACTCCTCCCTGGCCTGGCATTCTCGCCGAGCCGCGCGGCATTTTCGTCACCCTGCACTGCCGCGGCCGCTTGCAGGGCTGCATCGGCGTCATCGAGCCCCTGGAACCCCTCGGCGACAGCCTCGTGCGCTGCGCCGTCGGCGCCGCCCTCAGCGATCCGCGCTTTCCAGCCCTCCGGGCGGAAGAGCTCTTCGATCTGCATATCGAACTCTCTCTCCTCTCGCGTCTCCAGCCCATCCTGCCCCAGGAGGTCGAGCTCGGGCGCCACGGCCTGTTCCTGCGCCGCGTTGCGCACCGCGGCCTGCTCCTTCCGCAGGTGGCCACGGAGCATGGGTTCACCCGCGAGCGCTTCCTGGAGGAGACCTGCCGCAAGGCTGGCCTGCCCCCCGGCGCCTGGCTGGATCCTGAGACCCAGCTTTATGCCTTCACCTGCGAGATCATCACCGAATCCCGGGCAGGCCCGCCGCGGCCCTGA
- the lpxI gene encoding UDP-2,3-diacylglucosamine diphosphatase LpxI (LpxI, functionally equivalent to LpxH, replaces it in LPS biosynthesis in a minority of bacteria.), producing MSSPSNPVASASGWGLIAGNGRFPFLVLEGARSQGIEMTVLAIKEEASPELATIARRLHWVSLGELSKAIELLQKEGVKQAVMAGQVKHNKIFSSIRPDWRLAKLLFSLPRKNTDALIGAVARVLEDEGIRLVDSTAFLKPLVPEPGVLTRRAPGEREAADIAYGLSVARQIAAMDIGQTVVVSDCACVAVEAMEGTDETIARAARLTAGQPLVVVKVSKPGQDMRFDVPVIGLPTIEQMRQSGATALVVDAHKTLLFDRSQLIAAADAAGIAIQAVPPASAGELKPGSGASTKMGETRS from the coding sequence ATGAGCTCTCCTTCCAACCCCGTTGCCTCCGCCTCCGGCTGGGGCCTGATCGCCGGCAACGGCCGCTTCCCGTTTCTGGTCCTGGAGGGCGCGCGCAGCCAGGGCATCGAGATGACTGTCCTTGCGATCAAGGAAGAAGCCTCGCCGGAGCTCGCCACGATCGCCAGGCGCTTGCACTGGGTCAGCCTCGGCGAGCTCAGCAAGGCCATCGAGTTGTTGCAGAAGGAAGGCGTCAAGCAGGCGGTGATGGCCGGCCAGGTCAAGCACAACAAAATTTTCAGCTCCATCCGCCCCGACTGGCGCCTGGCCAAGCTGCTCTTCTCCCTCCCGCGCAAAAACACCGACGCCCTCATCGGCGCCGTCGCCCGCGTTCTCGAAGATGAAGGCATCCGCCTCGTGGACTCCACCGCCTTCCTCAAGCCCCTCGTGCCCGAGCCCGGCGTGCTCACCCGCCGCGCCCCCGGCGAGCGCGAAGCCGCGGACATCGCCTATGGCCTGAGCGTCGCCCGCCAGATCGCCGCCATGGACATCGGCCAGACCGTCGTCGTATCGGACTGCGCCTGCGTCGCCGTCGAAGCCATGGAAGGCACGGACGAAACCATCGCCCGCGCCGCGCGTCTCACTGCGGGCCAGCCCCTGGTCGTCGTCAAAGTCAGCAAGCCCGGCCAGGACATGCGTTTCGATGTACCCGTTATCGGCCTGCCCACCATCGAACAGATGCGCCAGTCCGGGGCCACGGCGCTGGTCGTGGATGCGCACAAGACTCTTCTCTTTGACCGCTCTCAATTGATCGCCGCGGCCGACGCCGCGGGCATTGCCATCCAGGCGGTCCCCCCGGCGAGCGCCGGGGAACTTAAACCGGGTTCCGGGGCAAGTACTAAGATGGGCGAAACTCGTTCATGA
- a CDS encoding TonB family protein — protein MIPRILVPIDARPPAADPAADGARRRPSSMDERALIPPALPIVTLDGRTNIPASLPLESIAARTLVPRDVNWELFQSEVQSSAPLIPTDMDERVAVPSGARPPAILQPIEHVPLDLVDPDILTTGEIQLLASEQKEKAAKSELLVRISSGLIHALIILALIYMPQFSRRDRSQEETEIARRQLSYVFLPPGLRNPPRVTQPAEPRSDKLHIDPRILRRIAPPEPQPLPGPPEPERVIKNLPNAPTAQPSVAPPQPAPPKSDQPRPPLKLELPDQPQPSRGLVLPKLSPGRAIEESAKEAARSSGRSAAISGPLPGSRGAPGGGGPSQGLMSNGIEMLTPTEGVDFSNYLARVLASVRRNWYSVIPESARLGDRGRVILQFKILRQGAVPAGEPALVDTSGKEPLDRAAVSAIRTSSPFEPLPPAFSGPYIELRFIFLYNLPIDYAQ, from the coding sequence ATGATCCCCCGCATTCTTGTTCCCATCGATGCCCGTCCCCCCGCCGCCGATCCCGCGGCGGATGGAGCCCGCCGCCGTCCCTCTTCCATGGACGAGCGCGCCCTGATTCCCCCCGCCCTGCCCATCGTGACCCTCGATGGCCGCACCAATATTCCGGCTTCGCTGCCGCTCGAATCCATCGCCGCGCGCACCCTCGTGCCCCGCGACGTCAACTGGGAGCTCTTCCAATCCGAAGTGCAATCTTCCGCTCCGCTCATTCCCACCGACATGGACGAGCGCGTCGCCGTCCCCTCCGGCGCCAGGCCTCCCGCGATTTTGCAGCCCATCGAGCATGTTCCCCTCGATCTCGTCGACCCCGACATTCTGACCACCGGCGAAATCCAGCTGCTGGCCAGCGAGCAGAAGGAGAAGGCCGCCAAGTCGGAACTCCTGGTGCGTATCTCCTCGGGCCTGATTCACGCCCTGATCATCCTGGCCTTGATCTACATGCCCCAGTTTTCGCGCCGCGATCGCTCCCAGGAGGAGACGGAGATTGCCCGCCGCCAGCTCAGCTACGTCTTCCTGCCCCCGGGCTTGCGCAATCCTCCCCGGGTGACGCAACCCGCGGAACCCCGCAGCGATAAACTGCACATTGACCCGCGCATCCTCCGCCGTATTGCTCCGCCCGAGCCGCAGCCCCTGCCCGGTCCGCCGGAGCCGGAGCGCGTCATCAAGAATTTGCCAAATGCGCCCACGGCGCAGCCCAGCGTCGCCCCGCCGCAGCCCGCCCCGCCGAAATCCGATCAGCCGCGGCCTCCGCTCAAGCTGGAGCTGCCCGACCAGCCGCAGCCTTCGCGCGGCCTGGTCCTGCCCAAGCTTTCTCCGGGCCGGGCCATCGAGGAATCCGCCAAGGAAGCCGCGCGCAGTTCCGGCCGCAGCGCCGCCATCAGCGGGCCCTTGCCCGGCAGCCGCGGCGCTCCTGGCGGCGGAGGCCCCAGCCAGGGCCTGATGAGCAATGGCATCGAGATGCTGACCCCCACCGAAGGCGTGGACTTCAGCAACTATCTCGCCCGTGTTCTCGCCAGCGTCCGCCGCAACTGGTATTCGGTGATTCCGGAGTCCGCGCGCCTGGGCGACCGCGGCCGCGTCATTCTGCAATTCAAGATCCTGCGCCAGGGCGCCGTGCCCGCCGGCGAGCCCGCCCTGGTCGACACCTCCGGCAAGGAGCCGCTCGACCGCGCGGCTGTCTCCGCCATTCGCACCTCCAGCCCCTTCGAGCCCCTTCCTCCGGCTTTCAGCGGGCCCTACATCGAGTTGCGCTTCATCTTCCTGTACAATCTGCCCATTGATTACGCCCAGTGA
- the miaA gene encoding tRNA (adenosine(37)-N6)-dimethylallyltransferase MiaA, with amino-acid sequence MTEPDASSPLVAPLGAPLVVLVGPTASGKSALAVWLAERLRGEVVACDSTQLYRGFDIGTAKPSLAERRGVPHHLLGILDPHETASAGGYRQHALAVLDDLRRRARLPIFTVGTGLYLRALLEGLADVPQRSEELRARLRQSAAAHPPGHLHRLLQRLDPAGAPRIAPTDVQKIIRALEICLLARRPLSEVHRAGRAPLAGWRAVKLGLSPPRDALYARIQVRLESMLAAGWLDEVRHLVAAGLPEDAKPFDFIGYRELRAHLRGQLSLAEAQAAIAQATRRYAKRQMTWFRRDPEIAWIEGFGDAPRVQEESLRRLAARGISSPQPSHPSS; translated from the coding sequence ATGACCGAGCCGGACGCCTCCTCGCCGCTTGTCGCGCCCCTTGGCGCGCCGCTCGTCGTCCTCGTCGGCCCGACCGCCTCGGGCAAGTCGGCTCTGGCCGTATGGCTCGCCGAACGCCTCCGCGGGGAAGTCGTGGCTTGCGATTCCACGCAGCTCTACCGCGGCTTCGACATTGGCACCGCCAAGCCTTCGCTCGCCGAGCGCCGCGGCGTTCCCCATCATCTGCTGGGCATTCTCGATCCCCACGAAACGGCCAGCGCCGGCGGCTACCGCCAGCACGCCCTCGCCGTCCTCGACGATCTGCGCCGCCGCGCCCGTCTTCCCATTTTCACCGTCGGCACCGGCCTCTACCTGCGCGCGCTCCTCGAAGGCCTCGCCGATGTTCCGCAGCGCTCGGAAGAGCTGCGCGCGCGCCTGCGCCAGAGTGCCGCGGCCCATCCCCCGGGCCATCTCCATCGCCTTCTCCAGCGCCTGGACCCCGCGGGAGCGCCGCGCATCGCCCCCACCGACGTGCAGAAAATCATCCGCGCCCTGGAAATCTGCCTGCTCGCCCGCCGCCCCCTCTCCGAAGTGCATCGTGCCGGGCGCGCGCCGCTCGCCGGCTGGCGCGCCGTGAAGCTCGGCCTCTCTCCGCCCCGCGATGCGCTCTATGCCCGCATTCAGGTGCGTCTTGAATCCATGCTCGCGGCCGGCTGGCTCGACGAGGTCCGCCATCTGGTCGCCGCGGGCCTGCCCGAGGACGCCAAGCCCTTCGACTTCATCGGCTATCGCGAACTGCGCGCGCACCTGCGCGGCCAGTTGTCCCTCGCCGAGGCCCAAGCGGCCATCGCCCAGGCCACCCGCCGCTACGCCAAGCGCCAGATGACCTGGTTCCGCAGGGATCCCGAGATCGCCTGGATCGAGGGCTTCGGCGACGCCCCCCGCGTCCAGGAAGAATCCCTCCGCCGCCTCGCCGCCCGCGGCATTTCTTCCCCCCAGCCAAGCCACCCATCCTCCTGA
- the fabZ gene encoding 3-hydroxyacyl-ACP dehydratase FabZ, whose product MIFDINEIQKILPHRYPFLLVDGILEMERLKRIVGIKNVTFNEPHFTGHFPGKPIMPGVLIIEAMAQTGGFLLLQEVPDREKKLIYFVAVDGARFRRPVVPGDQLRMEVKVLSWRGNFCKLEATAMVGGELAAEAILMCKTVDRDPPPAAEAPSK is encoded by the coding sequence ATGATTTTCGACATCAACGAAATCCAGAAGATACTGCCGCACCGCTATCCGTTCTTGTTGGTGGACGGCATCCTCGAGATGGAGCGCCTCAAGCGCATCGTCGGCATCAAAAACGTCACCTTCAACGAGCCCCACTTCACCGGCCATTTTCCCGGCAAGCCCATCATGCCCGGCGTGCTCATCATCGAGGCCATGGCCCAGACCGGCGGCTTCCTCCTCCTCCAGGAGGTCCCCGACCGCGAGAAGAAGTTGATCTACTTCGTCGCCGTGGATGGCGCGCGCTTCCGCCGCCCCGTGGTCCCCGGCGACCAGTTGCGCATGGAAGTGAAGGTGCTCTCCTGGCGCGGCAATTTCTGCAAGCTCGAGGCCACGGCCATGGTCGGCGGCGAACTGGCCGCCGAAGCCATCCTCATGTGCAAGACCGTGGACCGCGATCCGCCTCCCGCGGCAGAAGCCCCCTCCAAATGA
- a CDS encoding Gfo/Idh/MocA family oxidoreductase, translating into MNDKKIRVAVVGAGEFGRNHARVYRELEGAELVAIVDRDPARAAQVAAQFGGVPLASVDELPGRVDAVSLAVPTVDHFAVGVRLLDMGLDLLVEKPMAASLSEADALLAAAQRGARILQVGHLERFNPAVTAVVPILNRPLFFEVHRLGVFTPRSLDVDVIYDVMIHDLDILLALVGEPVAEVKAVGIPVLTDKVDIAHARIEFAGGAVANVTASRVSTERVRKMRFFQQHEYVSLDYARRDALRVRVARPGPQPEFAFEKLAAEPLEPLRAELLDFLGSVRTRRVPRVSGAAGRAALELAVRVMASIQEHAARVQLGALHGMPPGMPPDMHTTR; encoded by the coding sequence ATGAACGATAAAAAGATTCGTGTCGCGGTCGTGGGTGCCGGGGAATTCGGCCGCAACCACGCCCGTGTCTACCGCGAGCTGGAGGGCGCCGAGCTGGTGGCCATCGTCGATCGCGACCCCGCGCGCGCCGCGCAGGTCGCCGCGCAGTTCGGCGGCGTCCCACTCGCCAGCGTGGACGAATTGCCGGGGCGCGTGGATGCCGTCAGCCTGGCCGTCCCCACTGTGGACCATTTCGCCGTCGGCGTGCGCCTTCTCGACATGGGCCTCGATCTCCTCGTCGAAAAGCCCATGGCCGCCTCGCTCTCCGAAGCCGACGCGCTTCTCGCCGCCGCCCAGCGCGGCGCGCGCATCCTCCAGGTGGGCCACCTCGAGCGTTTCAACCCCGCCGTCACTGCCGTCGTGCCCATTCTCAACCGTCCGCTTTTTTTCGAAGTGCACCGCCTCGGCGTCTTCACCCCGCGCAGCCTCGATGTGGACGTCATCTACGACGTCATGATCCACGATCTGGACATCCTTCTCGCCCTGGTCGGCGAGCCGGTCGCCGAAGTCAAAGCCGTGGGCATCCCCGTGCTCACCGACAAAGTGGACATCGCCCACGCCCGCATCGAATTTGCCGGTGGCGCCGTGGCCAACGTCACTGCCAGCCGCGTTTCCACCGAGCGCGTGCGCAAGATGCGCTTCTTCCAGCAGCACGAATATGTTTCGCTGGACTACGCCCGCCGCGACGCCCTGCGCGTCCGCGTGGCCCGCCCCGGCCCGCAGCCCGAATTTGCTTTCGAAAAGCTGGCCGCCGAACCCCTCGAGCCCCTGCGCGCCGAACTCCTCGACTTCCTCGGCTCCGTGCGCACCCGCCGTGTGCCGCGCGTTAGCGGCGCCGCCGGCCGCGCCGCGCTGGAACTCGCTGTCCGCGTCATGGCAAGCATCCAGGAGCATGCCGCCCGCGTCCAACTGGGTGCGCTCCATGGAATGCCTCCAGGCATGCCCCCGGACATGCACACGACCCGATGA
- the pgsA gene encoding CDP-diacylglycerol--glycerol-3-phosphate 3-phosphatidyltransferase, whose product MNLPNSLTLLRIFFVPLLIVVLLTRSPNLVLWGLQVHFEVWGVLILLMAAATDWADGYFARRRLEVTTLGILLDPVADKLLICAAFVSLVDMHLVQAWMVVIIIGRELTVLGLRNIATAEGFTILPSLLGKTKMVLQVLACATLILGARHLFLKPLSVVLLWMVVISALVSAAQYFLRFWSQLDDRIKQRHTLNLLERRKKTQDVPTL is encoded by the coding sequence ATGAATCTTCCGAATTCGCTCACACTTTTGCGGATTTTCTTTGTTCCGCTGTTGATCGTTGTCCTGCTGACACGCAGCCCCAACCTCGTGCTGTGGGGCCTCCAGGTCCATTTTGAAGTCTGGGGCGTGCTCATCCTGCTGATGGCCGCAGCCACCGACTGGGCCGACGGCTATTTCGCGCGCCGCCGCCTGGAAGTGACCACCCTGGGCATTCTCCTCGATCCCGTCGCGGACAAGCTGCTCATCTGCGCCGCTTTTGTCTCTCTCGTGGACATGCATCTCGTGCAGGCCTGGATGGTGGTCATCATCATCGGCCGCGAGCTGACCGTCCTGGGCCTGCGCAACATCGCCACCGCGGAAGGTTTCACCATCCTCCCCTCGCTGCTCGGCAAGACCAAGATGGTCCTCCAGGTTCTTGCCTGCGCCACGCTCATCCTCGGCGCGCGCCATCTCTTTCTCAAGCCCCTGAGCGTGGTTTTGCTCTGGATGGTGGTCATCAGCGCCTTGGTTTCCGCCGCCCAGTACTTCCTCCGCTTCTGGAGCCAGCTCGACGACCGCATCAAACAGCGCCACACCCTCAATCTGCTCGAGCGTCGCAAAAAAACGCAGGATGTCCCCACTCTCTGA
- the hflX gene encoding GTPase HflX — protein sequence MSSERALLIGVGWKRSPRFPGMPAGEPERESLAELVELARSAGAEIAGTIFQMRDSADPATLVGKGKLEEIRAEAVARDVPLIIFDRNLSPIQQRNIESVTECRVIDRTQLILDIFARHARSREGQLQVELAQLNYLLPRLTGRGASMSRLGGKGGGAAGRIGVRGPGEKKLETDRRRIRERVQKIQKGIDQIRKQRTLRREARQAVPLGTIAMVGYTNAGKSTLFNALSRAEVLVSSRMFATLDPTIRAIRLPSNRRVLVSDTVGFIRDLPKGLLNAFRATLEEVQEAALIVQVSDVSNPHHAELDDEVDKVLQELGVADRPRLRVFNKIDLLTPEQIAPLRHPYAGIHEGGPVLVSAKTGQGLDELLRRMDMALPIDPVVTLALRLPMSEGRTLALIHALGKVLHSEVEDAHMNLRAEVPVSVARRLRLSSFLRSGTSGALPA from the coding sequence ATGAGTTCGGAACGCGCTTTGCTGATTGGTGTCGGCTGGAAGCGTTCCCCGCGCTTTCCGGGGATGCCTGCGGGCGAACCCGAGCGCGAATCCCTGGCCGAGCTCGTCGAGCTGGCGCGCAGCGCTGGCGCCGAAATCGCCGGCACTATCTTCCAGATGCGCGACTCCGCCGACCCGGCCACGCTGGTCGGCAAAGGCAAGCTCGAAGAGATCCGTGCGGAAGCCGTGGCCCGCGATGTCCCGCTGATCATTTTCGACCGCAATCTTTCCCCCATCCAGCAGCGCAATATCGAGAGCGTCACCGAGTGCCGCGTCATCGACCGCACCCAGCTCATCCTGGACATCTTTGCCCGTCATGCGCGCAGCCGTGAAGGCCAGTTGCAGGTCGAGTTGGCTCAGCTCAACTACCTGCTCCCCCGGCTCACCGGCCGCGGTGCTTCGATGTCTCGCCTCGGCGGCAAGGGCGGCGGCGCCGCAGGCCGCATCGGTGTCCGCGGGCCCGGCGAAAAGAAGTTGGAGACCGACCGCCGCCGTATCCGCGAACGCGTCCAGAAGATTCAGAAGGGCATTGACCAGATTCGCAAGCAGCGCACCCTGCGCCGCGAAGCCCGCCAGGCCGTGCCCCTCGGCACCATCGCCATGGTCGGCTACACCAATGCCGGCAAGTCCACCCTCTTCAACGCTCTCAGCCGCGCCGAGGTCCTCGTCTCCTCGCGCATGTTCGCCACCCTGGACCCCACCATCCGCGCCATTCGCCTGCCCTCCAACCGCCGCGTCCTGGTCTCTGACACCGTCGGTTTCATCCGCGATCTTCCCAAGGGCCTGCTGAACGCCTTCCGCGCCACCCTCGAAGAGGTTCAGGAAGCCGCGCTGATCGTTCAGGTCAGCGACGTCTCCAATCCCCATCATGCCGAACTGGACGACGAAGTGGACAAAGTCCTCCAGGAACTCGGCGTCGCCGACCGCCCCCGCCTGCGCGTCTTCAACAAAATCGATCTGCTCACTCCTGAACAGATCGCTCCCCTCCGACATCCCTACGCGGGCATCCATGAGGGTGGCCCCGTGCTGGTTTCCGCGAAAACCGGCCAGGGCCTCGACGAGCTGCTGCGCCGCATGGACATGGCTCTGCCCATCGATCCCGTGGTGACCCTGGCGCTGCGCCTGCCCATGTCCGAAGGCCGCACCCTGGCGCTGATTCACGCCCTTGGCAAGGTGCTCCATTCTGAAGTCGAAGATGCACATATGAATCTTCGGGCCGAAGTGCCGGTTTCCGTTGCGCGCCGCCTGCGCCTTTCCAGTTTCCTCCGTTCCGGAACTTCCGGCGCTTTGCCTGCGTAA